A window of Maledivibacter sp. genomic DNA:
ATAATATGTATACTCCATGGTCTTTGCCGGATTGTAAATATAGTTTCCTGGTTCACCGGTTCTTCCCTTAGGTGCTATTTCCCTTATTAATTGATTTCTAGCACCATATTCATATATGATCTCATTCCCATTTCCGTCTATTTTACTTATTAGGTTTTTATTTAAATCATAGCTGTACCTTGTTTTTGTACCTTCCGGAGTCAATACCCCATATAAATTGTTGTTTTCATCGTATTTATAGGTCGTTGTTCTGTTGTTTTTATCGGTTTTAGTTGCCACATTTCCCAGGTCATCGTAGGTTATTCCTTCTACTTTGCCGAGGGGGTCGGTGGTGTATATAAGTCTATTATTTTTGTCATATTGGTATGCGGTTTCATTTCCTAGGGCATCGATGCTCTTGCTTTGGGCACTGTTTAGATTATATTCCAGTTTTTGTATTGTATTTCCATAGGGGTCCTTTTCCTCTATAAGCCTATCTATTGTATCATATACCTTTGTATATGTATTTTCCCTCCAGTCCCTTGTACTTGCTAGATTGCCATTGGGGTCATATTCATAGGTAATGGTTTTATCGATGCTTCCTACAGTATACTGCTCCCCAGTTTTTCTATTTAGTTTGTCATAGCTATATGTTCTTATATTTCCATTTCCATCGGTACTAGTTAGAACATTACTATTTTTATCATAGGTATAGGATACTGTTATGGCTTCCTCACCACTTTGGTTTTGCTGTGTTTCTCCCGTTAATCTGCCTAAAATATCATAGGTCTTGATTATCTGCTTTCCTAGGCTGTTTGTTATACTTCTTACATTTCCAAGCTTGTCATATTGATAGGTTTCTATGTTTTCATCTATTGTTTCATCATCTGGATAGGTAATGCTTCTTATCTTTCCTAATCCATTATAGGTATATATAGTGGTATTTTCTAAAGCATCTGATTTGGTAAGCATATTACCTAGTTTATCGTAGGTGCTTTCTGCTAAGGTTTTTTCCTGAGAATCTTTGTTTTTTCTTCTGGTAATTTTAATAACATTATCATCTTCATCGTAGCAGTAGCTTGTGATTGCTCCCTTTCCATTTATCTCTGCTGTTTTTCTTCCCCTTGCATCGTATTCATATTTAGTTGTGTAGGATTTGCTTCTATCCTTTGCAACGGGGTCTAGGATGGTTTTTACCATTCCTGCTAGATTATAGGTAGTAATAACCCCATAGCCACTGTTTATTTTCTCATCCGATGATTTTCCCCCGCCAGAGTCATAGCCTAGTCCATCGAGTTCTTTGACAGGTTGTCCCATGGCACTATACTTATATGCCTTGGATACTATGTGCTGCCATTTACCTTTACTGTCTTTATAATGGTATTCCTTGGTTTTGAGCCTATCCATTTTGTCGTAGGTATAAACTGTACTATTCATCTCATCAAAGGTCTTGGCCTCATCGTAGTTCTTTGGAGTTATTTCACCTATTTTCCTACCTGCAAGGTCGTATTTAAATATACTAGTTCCCCCAAGTGGATTTATGGTTTTTTCTAATAGTCCCATTTTATTGTATTCATGGGTGGTTGTGTTTCCCTTAGGATCAGTTTTGCTCAGTGGATTACCTTCATAGTTGTAGGTAGCCGATGATTTGATGTTTGTTAGATTTCCATCTACATCTTTTATCTGACTAATTACGCTTATCTGGTTATCATTGAAATCATATTCAAAGGTAGTTATATTACCTTCCGTGTTTGTAACCGATTTAACATTACCATTTCCATCATAGCTATAGATAGTTGCTAAGTCTAGTTTATCGGTACTATCTAAGGCATTTCCATATATATCCCCTGACATCACATGTACTGTTTGTTTCTTTAGTCTATTTAAGTGGATATATTCATATTCTGTGACCTTTTTATTTGTATCATCGATATATTCCTCTGTTTTAGCTAAGTTGCCATCTAGGTCATAGGTATATGAAGTTTTTGCTCCGCTACTCTTTGCTGAATCTTTTAATTTCCCGTTCTTATAATATTCATTATTGACGATTATAAACTTTGTAGGGGTTTCATTTATTTCTACCTTGTCTATTCCTACCTTTTCTTCGGTCCTTCTTCCTGCCTTATCATAGGTATATATGGCACAAGTATATTTTGTCTGTCCATCTTCGATTTCAAATGGACTGTATTCTTTAATTAATCGATTTAACCCATCGTAATAATGATATTTTGTACTTCCATTTTTCTGGGTTATTGTTTCTATTTCTCCGTTTTTGTAATATGTTACGGATTGTCTTGTACCATCTGGATATTCTTCCTTGATTACTCTTCCTGCAAAGTCAAAGGTTTTAAAGGTTTCAGCTTTTTCACTATCATTTAGATATAATATATGCTTTACAAGCTCCTTGTTATCTGCACTTTTGCCATAGGTATGTTCTTCTAGGGTAACTGAATCTAAGTCCGATGCTTCTTTAAATTCTATTTTAATGATCCTATCGAGCTTGTCATAGGTATAGTGATATATTCCTCCATTTGGCATGGTTTTAGTCTCGGCATTGCCATAGACATCGTAGGTATATTCAGTTATGCTACCCATTGGGTCGGTTTCAGTTTTTAGTTGTCCATTTGGATAGTATACATATCTTGTGCCGTAGTCTCCATTATATGTGTTATTTGCGGTATCTTCATGGGCATTGTTATATTGGTTAGGGGATATTTCCTTTGTTTTTCTTCCTAATATATCATAGACTATTCTTTCGGTTTCTCCCCCATGATAAATAATCTTATTAAGCTGACCATTATTGTTGTATGAATAGTTTGTCGTGTACTGCTTTGCAGTGGTTTCACTTAGCTTCCATCCGTTCTTATTGTAGGTATAGGTTTTTATATTACCTTCTGGATCAGTAGCTGTCTTTATATTACCATATTGATCATAGGTATAGCTTGTCCTATTGCCCTCTGGATCGGTTATGCTTTTTAGCAGTCCCTTTGCACTACATCCTTGGGCCTGGGATTCTGCATCGGTATAGTAGCCATAGTTAATTATTGCAAAACCATCCACACTGCTTTCTCCTTCAATATATTCATCGGTACCATTTAATGGTCTTACTTTTTTTTGAAGGTATGTTTTTGTATTATCGTATATATAATAGGTGGATTTATTTTCTGGGTCCTTTTCCTTTATTACATTGTTCTTATCATCATAGGAAATACTCTTAATACTACCATCGGGATAGGTAATCTTTGTTACATTTCCCCTGTCGTCTATTTCATATCTGGTAATATTTCCATACTTATCTGTCTCACTTTTAATGTCCCCATACTTGTTTTCTTCACCTACTCTATAGTATTCCGTCTGGGTAGTATCCCCCTGTGGATCTTGAATCTTTGTTATATAGTTGCTTTTATCATACCAATATACCCATATCCTATCGTTATTATTTTCTATGATGGTGGTTTTTTGATTTACTGTATCATAGGTATATTTTGATATACTACCATAGGCATCCTTTGCTTCGATTACCTTGCCTTGGTCATAACCCGTTGTATGGTTATATTTTAACGTCTGAATAACTGTGTCATTGTTATCCTTTATTTCATTTATGAATCCATGGGAGTCATAGCTGTATTTCATTTGACTTCCCACGGGGTCGGTTATTGTCTTTAGTAGATCATTTTCGTAATTATAGGTTACTGTTCTGCCTAGGGGGTCAGTGATTTTGCTTATATAGCCCTTGGGATTATATGTGATTATAAATTCTCTACCTACTATGTCCTTAATTTTCGTAATTTTATTTTGTGAATTTAGTTCTATGGTTACTGTATTACCCTTTGGATCCTTCATCTGGGTTAAATATTTATTTGCATTGAATATATATGTATATTGATCCTTTGTAGTAAGGGTAAAGGTTCCATCACTATTTTTTACGAAGATGCTTCTATTATCCTCAGGATTGTAGGTGCCATCCTTTTTCTTTCTAAAGGTTTGAACACTACCATTGGGCAGGGATACAAGTATATTGTTTTCCCCCTCTATTTTTCCTTGGAACCCAAAGGTCCAGCCTTTTCCCAGTAAAGTTTTTTTATCATCCTTGGCATTGTATGTCCTGCTGATATTCATTTGAAAGCCCGGAGCAGCCATACTCATATCATTTACAGTAAAGGAATAGTTTCCCGTCGATGGATTTACTCCACTTTTACCATAATGCATTTGTTCCTTTATTTTTGCCAGCTGATCCATGGTATACCATGAGTCGTCGTTGAATCCATTGTCCCCTGGATCAACGGGGGTTTCTCCACTGGTGTCCTCATAGGTGTCGGGCTGTGGCTTTGTGTTACTTAGGGCCGCAAAGCCATTGACTCTACCATTTGTTGCTATCTTGTCCTTTAGGGTATGGCATACTACTACATTTTCCTTTATCCTATTTACTATTTCAGTGTATGTTAAATCCGGAAGATTACTCTTAAGAAGTCCCGCAATTGCCGTTACATGGGCCGCTGCTGCTGAAGTCCCGCTAAAGGTTTTATATTGGTTTTCCGGCATAGTGGTCATTATGTTTTCACCGGGGGCGGCTACATCGATGTATTTTCCATATCCCGAATACTTACTTAAAACTCCCATATTAGTTATTGAAGCTACGGATAATAGGTTAGGGATATTAAAGCATGCTGGATAGGTTGGATGGGTAAGTACATTACCACCCCTGTTTCCAGCCGATGCTATAAATAGAATGCCGCTGTTTTCCATGGAGTCCCTTAGGGCATAGTTGTTGTCAGAACCTCCAAAGCTACAGTTAATGATTTTTACTCCCTTTTCCATTGCATATTCAATGGCCTGTATGGCATCACAGGTATATCCTGAGGTTCCATTTATGAATTTTAGGGGCATTATCTTTATATTTGGTGCTATTCCCATTATACCCTTTTCATTGTTCTTAGCCGCTATTATTCCTGCAACCGCTGTACCATGCATATCATAGTTGGCACCATCATAGACACTGCTGTCTCCATTGACAAAGTCCCAGCCAGTTATATCATCTATATATCCATTGCCATCATCATCTATTCCATTGCTTGCTATTTCATCTGGATTAATGTATATATTTGCTGTTAAATCCCCATGATAAATATCTATACCAGTATCAAGGATACCAATAACTACATCGGAACTTCCCTGGGTGATATCCCAGGCAGGTGTTATATTTATATCAACACCTGCTCTTCCCGCTACCCCTTCTATTTCCTGTCCATTGTTAAGCAGGGACCACTGCTGGGTGAAAAGCTCATCCGTAGGCATGGAATCCACCGTAAGCTTATAGTTTGGCTGTACATATTCTACTTCTTCAGATTTTGAAAGTTCTTCGATTACACTATCAATATCCTTTTCTTCGGTTTCCATTATGTCTATTTTCTGCAGCTTAAATTCCTTTTTTGTTTCCAACTTGACGGATTTTAGCCTTTGTTTTATCCCTTTTTTCACATTTTCTTTTTTTTCTTTGAACTCCTTGTCTGGTTTTAAATCTGCATCAAATAGGGACTTTGTATCCTTTGCTTTAGACTTGTCCTTATATTTGACGATTATCTGGGTCTTTTCTTTATCGACTAGATTAACCTTGTGCTTTTCTCTATGCCTTTTATCTATTGGTTGTTTTGTTTTTTCTTTAATTTTTTCTAGTTTCTGACCAGGGTCTTTTATATCATCCTTTGTCTGTGGCTTTAGTGGCTGAGTCTCTTTAACTTTCTTTGTTGTATAGGTAGACATTCCTTCCTCTGCTAGGGCATATTCTGTAAAAGCTGAGAATACACTTGTTAGAGTAAGTAGTCCTATTAATGTAATGGAAATATATCTTTTGAAGCTCTTCATTCTTATCCCCTCCCTTACTGAATTGTATAGGTTATTACAGCTTCTTTATCTACTTTGAATTTAAGCCTTATACTGTTTATGATTCCGCTGTAGCTTTGTCCTATAGGTAGGGTGCTTTTCTTTTTAAACTGCAAGGTTCCCGGGGTATTCTGAATGACTTCAATATCCGTTCCACCAATATTTCCTATGGATAAATCTGGTCTTGCCGTTTGACTAGCTATGTCAACTATCTCAATTTCATTTGGATTATAGGTTATTGTAAAGGTGTAGTTTTTAAAGTCTCTAATATCAATGGCATTTAGAACTAGATTCTTTTCTTCACCTATATTTCCATTTATGTTGTAGTTTTGTATAGAGCTTTTTGTTCTTATGGTTATAGGTTGACTCCAGTTACCTATGGTTGCTGGATTTTTTGCCCTTACCTTATATGTATATTCTGTATTTGGAGTAAGTCCTGTTATAAGATAGTTATTTGATGCTCCTGCATTTAATATCTGTCCACCTGCTTCTACCTCGTATTCAACTGCTCCCACTGCTCCATCCCATGATAATCTTACGGAATTTAGTGTGGATGATGCCGTTAGATTCTGTGGTGCATCCGGTGCGTCTGCCATTGTTATGACGGTCACTGCCTTGCTCCACTGCCCCTGCATACCATCTGCTTTATTTACTCTGATTTTATATGTATAGGTTGTATTTGGCTGTAGCTCTGCAAAGGTATAGCTATTGGCTGATATCGCCGATGTAACTGCTCCATTTCCTTCTATATCATAGCTCACTGCTCCCTGTATGGGTTCCCACATGAGTGTTATCTGATTCTTTGCTGTTAGTGCTGAGATATTCTGAGGCGAGTCACTACTGCTTGCCTTTGTTATAACAGTAATTGGCACTGTATAGGCACTGGTGCCCTTTGCATTTACTGCCCTTACCATTATTTTTTTCTGGGTTCCAGGTACTAGTCCTGATATGGTATAGGTTGTGTCTGTAATGTTCTCTATAGGGCCATTATTTATTTTTATATCATAGCTGTCTGCATTGGTTACCATATCCCAGCTTGCTACGATCTTCGTTTCCGTAGCCGTAGCCCTTAGATTCTTAGGTGTAGCTAGGGCATAGGTGCTAATATTGACAATGTTTATGGCACTGCTCCAATCACTTGTTGTATCACCCTGTCTTGCCCTTATCCTATATATAT
This region includes:
- a CDS encoding S8 family serine peptidase; this translates as MKSFKRYISITLIGLLTLTSVFSAFTEYALAEEGMSTYTTKKVKETQPLKPQTKDDIKDPGQKLEKIKEKTKQPIDKRHREKHKVNLVDKEKTQIIVKYKDKSKAKDTKSLFDADLKPDKEFKEKKENVKKGIKQRLKSVKLETKKEFKLQKIDIMETEEKDIDSVIEELSKSEEVEYVQPNYKLTVDSMPTDELFTQQWSLLNNGQEIEGVAGRAGVDINITPAWDITQGSSDVVIGILDTGIDIYHGDLTANIYINPDEIASNGIDDDGNGYIDDITGWDFVNGDSSVYDGANYDMHGTAVAGIIAAKNNEKGIMGIAPNIKIMPLKFINGTSGYTCDAIQAIEYAMEKGVKIINCSFGGSDNNYALRDSMENSGILFIASAGNRGGNVLTHPTYPACFNIPNLLSVASITNMGVLSKYSGYGKYIDVAAPGENIMTTMPENQYKTFSGTSAAAAHVTAIAGLLKSNLPDLTYTEIVNRIKENVVVCHTLKDKIATNGRVNGFAALSNTKPQPDTYEDTSGETPVDPGDNGFNDDSWYTMDQLAKIKEQMHYGKSGVNPSTGNYSFTVNDMSMAAPGFQMNISRTYNAKDDKKTLLGKGWTFGFQGKIEGENNILVSLPNGSVQTFRKKKDGTYNPEDNRSIFVKNSDGTFTLTTKDQYTYIFNANKYLTQMKDPKGNTVTIELNSQNKITKIKDIVGREFIITYNPKGYISKITDPLGRTVTYNYENDLLKTITDPVGSQMKYSYDSHGFINEIKDNNDTVIQTLKYNHTTGYDQGKVIEAKDAYGSISKYTYDTVNQKTTIIENNNDRIWVYWYDKSNYITKIQDPQGDTTQTEYYRVGEENKYGDIKSETDKYGNITRYEIDDRGNVTKITYPDGSIKSISYDDKNNVIKEKDPENKSTYYIYDNTKTYLQKKVRPLNGTDEYIEGESSVDGFAIINYGYYTDAESQAQGCSAKGLLKSITDPEGNRTSYTYDQYGNIKTATDPEGNIKTYTYNKNGWKLSETTAKQYTTNYSYNNNGQLNKIIYHGGETERIVYDILGRKTKEISPNQYNNAHEDTANNTYNGDYGTRYVYYPNGQLKTETDPMGSITEYTYDVYGNAETKTMPNGGIYHYTYDKLDRIIKIEFKEASDLDSVTLEEHTYGKSADNKELVKHILYLNDSEKAETFKTFDFAGRVIKEEYPDGTRQSVTYYKNGEIETITQKNGSTKYHYYDGLNRLIKEYSPFEIEDGQTKYTCAIYTYDKAGRRTEEKVGIDKVEINETPTKFIIVNNEYYKNGKLKDSAKSSGAKTSYTYDLDGNLAKTEEYIDDTNKKVTEYEYIHLNRLKKQTVHVMSGDIYGNALDSTDKLDLATIYSYDGNGNVKSVTNTEGNITTFEYDFNDNQISVISQIKDVDGNLTNIKSSATYNYEGNPLSKTDPKGNTTTHEYNKMGLLEKTINPLGGTSIFKYDLAGRKIGEITPKNYDEAKTFDEMNSTVYTYDKMDRLKTKEYHYKDSKGKWQHIVSKAYKYSAMGQPVKELDGLGYDSGGGKSSDEKINSGYGVITTYNLAGMVKTILDPVAKDRSKSYTTKYEYDARGRKTAEINGKGAITSYCYDEDDNVIKITRRKNKDSQEKTLAESTYDKLGNMLTKSDALENTTIYTYNGLGKIRSITYPDDETIDENIETYQYDKLGNVRSITNSLGKQIIKTYDILGRLTGETQQNQSGEEAITVSYTYDKNSNVLTSTDGNGNIRTYSYDKLNRKTGEQYTVGSIDKTITYEYDPNGNLASTRDWRENTYTKVYDTIDRLIEEKDPYGNTIQKLEYNLNSAQSKSIDALGNETAYQYDKNNRLIYTTDPLGKVEGITYDDLGNVATKTDKNNRTTTYKYDENNNLYGVLTPEGTKTRYSYDLNKNLISKIDGNGNEIIYEYGARNQLIREIAPKGRTGEPGNYIYNPAKTMEYTYY